In the genome of Bacteroidota bacterium, one region contains:
- a CDS encoding T9SS type A sorting domain-containing protein — translation MKIKLFTLIALAFVTSGTFAQITITDSVSMLPSTVVDVFYNLETGKKDTVRNNNWHLAFAMRHAQPPLKTMQAATVLINEGRGVSLYSSTQTLTNWSTFDTTNWMSWPSNFNSDSTLEVGAFNKGLNSSNPFDYGWGQYNTTSRDVVGAKIFLVAIDGPYPGAPSSGFRKVCIQKIAYDSQWVFTISKLDGTDSNTVTINKSQFNGKLFAYYNMNTNTVIDREPIPYSQWNLLFTRYKTLVTLGPQTVMYPVMGVLQNPNTMAYKVAGATANAAIYDTTKFNARVRGIDWDWKEITTTPGEWPVKDSLVYFTRVDNKINKIKFTQYYAASDRQVVVFSKTSYAGLSVNENVHNNVTASVYPNPATTELNIELSNAKQANVTISNLSGKTIATGNFTNAGKVDVSGLQTGMYLLNIATENGSQTIKFIKQ, via the coding sequence ATGAAAATAAAATTATTTACACTTATCGCACTTGCTTTTGTAACAAGTGGCACTTTTGCTCAAATTACAATAACGGATTCAGTTAGCATGCTTCCTTCAACCGTTGTTGATGTATTTTACAACCTTGAAACAGGTAAAAAAGATACTGTTAGAAACAACAACTGGCATTTAGCTTTTGCTATGCGCCATGCGCAACCACCTTTAAAAACCATGCAGGCTGCAACCGTTTTAATTAACGAAGGCAGAGGTGTTTCTTTATACAGCAGTACTCAAACTTTAACTAACTGGAGTACATTTGATACTACCAACTGGATGAGCTGGCCAAGTAACTTTAACAGCGATTCAACTTTAGAAGTTGGTGCTTTTAACAAAGGCTTAAATTCATCAAACCCGTTTGATTACGGTTGGGGACAATACAATACAACCAGCAGAGATGTAGTTGGAGCTAAAATATTTTTAGTAGCTATTGATGGTCCTTACCCGGGTGCACCTTCTTCTGGTTTCAGAAAAGTTTGTATTCAAAAAATTGCTTACGATTCGCAATGGGTATTTACAATCAGTAAATTAGACGGAACTGATAGCAATACCGTAACTATTAACAAAAGCCAGTTCAACGGTAAATTATTTGCTTATTATAACATGAACACCAATACTGTAATTGATAGAGAGCCTATTCCTTACTCACAATGGAATTTATTGTTTACCCGTTACAAAACATTGGTAACATTAGGCCCGCAAACAGTTATGTACCCGGTAATGGGTGTATTGCAAAACCCGAACACTATGGCTTATAAAGTAGCAGGTGCTACTGCCAATGCTGCTATTTATGATACGACTAAATTCAATGCAAGAGTTAGAGGTATTGACTGGGATTGGAAAGAAATTACTACAACTCCGGGTGAGTGGCCTGTAAAAGACTCGTTAGTATATTTTACCCGTGTTGACAATAAAATTAACAAAATTAAATTTACTCAATACTACGCTGCATCTGACAGACAAGTAGTTGTTTTCAGTAAAACCAGCTATGCAGGCTTATCAGTTAACGAAAACGTACATAACAATGTTACTGCTTCTGTTTACCCTAACCCGGCAACTACTGAGTTAAACATTGAGTTAAGCAACGCTAAACAAGCTAATGTAACAATCAGTAACTTAAGCGGCAAAACGATTGCTACAGGTAACTTTACTAACGCAGGTAAAGTTGATGTTAGCGGTTTACAAACCGGTATGTACTTATTAAACATTGCTACAGAAAACGGTAGCCAAACAATTAAGTTTATTAAACAATAA
- a CDS encoding CPBP family intramembrane glutamic endopeptidase, which translates to MSNIPSFASNPIVFFLWRILILFGMVICFTLLASGVGLLLTKLFLNINLQTSINDILNNPAANPSGVLAVKLNQILISVGTFIIPAYFFSKSLHQNPAHFLRILHPTKYYNYLFGIALIIAAIPVSSWLLELNNNIKFPANFENWEHYLRNAEEVAKKQSEMFIRANTIGQLLFNLLVVAVVPAIVEEVFFRGCLQNFVRMCFYNLHVSVIFTALLFSAAHGEFYAFLPRFLFGVVLGYIFAYSGNIWVGVLAHFLNNAIALIANYLLQKDPSIYFLRDEYTFPFYITALAILALVIMLYSMSKLRFNQIFINNIHE; encoded by the coding sequence ATGTCTAATATACCCTCATTTGCATCCAACCCAATTGTGTTTTTTTTGTGGCGCATACTTATTCTTTTCGGAATGGTTATTTGCTTTACATTACTGGCAAGCGGTGTTGGCTTACTTTTAACCAAGTTGTTTTTAAATATTAATTTACAAACAAGCATCAATGATATATTAAATAACCCTGCTGCAAACCCATCGGGTGTATTAGCCGTTAAGTTAAATCAAATCCTTATCAGTGTAGGTACTTTTATAATACCGGCTTATTTTTTCAGCAAATCGCTCCATCAAAACCCGGCACATTTTTTACGTATATTACATCCTACCAAATATTATAATTACCTGTTTGGTATTGCCTTAATTATTGCCGCTATTCCCGTTTCGTCATGGTTACTGGAATTAAACAACAATATTAAATTTCCGGCCAATTTTGAAAACTGGGAACATTATTTACGAAACGCAGAAGAGGTGGCTAAAAAACAGTCAGAAATGTTTATCAGGGCCAATACTATTGGTCAATTGTTATTTAATTTATTGGTGGTGGCCGTAGTACCGGCTATAGTGGAGGAAGTATTTTTTAGAGGCTGCCTGCAAAATTTTGTGCGCATGTGTTTTTATAATTTACATGTTTCAGTCATATTCACAGCCCTGCTATTTAGTGCTGCTCATGGCGAGTTTTATGCCTTTTTACCCCGCTTTTTATTTGGCGTAGTACTGGGTTATATATTTGCTTACAGCGGTAATATTTGGGTAGGTGTATTAGCCCATTTCTTAAACAATGCCATTGCGCTTATTGCTAATTACCTGTTGCAAAAGGATCCGAGTATTTATTTCTTACGCGATGAATATACTTTTCCTTTTTACATTACAGCCCTGGCTATATTGGCTTTGGTAATTATGCTGTATAGCATGAGCAAATTAAGGTTCAATCAAATATTTATAAACAACATTCATGAGTAA
- the dusB gene encoding tRNA dihydrouridine synthase DusB — protein sequence MVKISNIELGEFPLLLAPMEDVSDPPFRAVCKANGADLMYTEFISTEGLVRNAIKSRQKLDIFDYERPIGIQIFGGDEEAMALATQIVDATNPDLVDINFGCPVKKVVCKGAGAGVLKDIELMVRLTEAVVKSTKLPVTVKTRLGWDENSKNVETVAERLQDVGIAALSIHGRTRAQMYKGEADWTLIGKIKNNPRIHIPIFGNGDIDSPQKAVAYKNRYGVDGVMIGRAAIGYPWIFNEIKHFIKTGELLDAPSVEQRLDVCKTHLTKSMEWKGEKLGILEMRRHYTHYFKGLNHFKEYRTKLVTLDTKEALMEVFETIKENYLVNEPSF from the coding sequence TTGGTAAAAATAAGCAATATAGAGCTGGGAGAGTTTCCTCTTTTACTGGCACCCATGGAAGACGTAAGCGATCCTCCGTTCAGAGCCGTATGCAAAGCAAATGGTGCTGACTTAATGTACACTGAATTTATTTCGACTGAGGGTTTGGTTAGGAATGCCATTAAGAGCAGGCAAAAGCTTGATATTTTTGACTACGAAAGACCTATTGGCATTCAAATATTTGGTGGTGATGAAGAGGCTATGGCTTTGGCTACGCAAATTGTAGATGCTACCAATCCTGATTTGGTTGATATTAACTTTGGCTGCCCTGTAAAAAAAGTGGTTTGCAAAGGGGCAGGTGCAGGCGTACTTAAAGATATTGAATTAATGGTACGCTTAACAGAAGCGGTAGTAAAATCGACCAAACTGCCGGTTACGGTTAAAACCCGTTTGGGTTGGGACGAAAACAGTAAAAATGTAGAAACAGTTGCCGAAAGACTACAAGATGTGGGAATAGCTGCACTCAGTATTCATGGCAGAACCAGGGCTCAAATGTATAAAGGCGAAGCTGACTGGACCTTAATTGGTAAAATAAAAAACAATCCGCGTATTCACATTCCTATATTTGGTAATGGCGATATTGATAGTCCGCAAAAAGCGGTAGCGTATAAAAACAGGTATGGAGTTGATGGTGTAATGATAGGCAGAGCGGCTATTGGTTACCCCTGGATTTTTAACGAAATAAAACATTTTATAAAAACGGGTGAATTATTGGATGCTCCTTCTGTTGAACAAAGGCTTGATGTGTGTAAAACGCACTTAACCAAAAGTATGGAGTGGAAAGGTGAAAAATTAGGCATTCTGGAAATGCGCAGGCATTACACCCACTATTTTAAAGGATTGAACCATTTTAAAGAGTACCGCACTAAACTGGTAACTCTGGATACGAAAGAAGCGTTAATGGAAGTTTTTGAAACAATCAAAGAAAACTATCTGGTAAACGAACCTTCTTTTTAA
- a CDS encoding phosphatidate cytidylyltransferase, which yields MSNFWQRAITGLFFVLTIVLCTVLNEWSFYILLFTVNFLCLREFYQLLLPDKNWIEQYLGVITGSIINLMFALIIRNQWDISWFYHLIPVFLFMFIIKLFENTKREFDTLAYQVLGIIYICFPLSMLADFGRFNSMIYDGALPIGYFIMLWTCDTGAYLVGRKFGKTKLFERVSPKKTWEGSAGGAALVIVVAFVLVRFEYFDVLEVYEWIIVGLLTLVFGTFGDLTESLLKRNINVKDSGNILPGHGGVLDRFDGLFLSVPAVYFYLLFTN from the coding sequence ATGAGTAATTTTTGGCAAAGAGCCATTACAGGTTTGTTTTTTGTATTAACCATTGTGCTTTGCACTGTATTAAATGAGTGGTCGTTTTATATTTTACTCTTTACCGTTAATTTTTTATGCTTAAGGGAGTTTTACCAATTGCTTTTACCCGATAAAAACTGGATAGAGCAGTACCTGGGTGTAATTACAGGCAGTATTATCAATTTAATGTTTGCTTTAATTATCCGCAACCAGTGGGATATAAGTTGGTTCTACCATTTGATTCCCGTGTTTTTGTTCATGTTTATTATTAAGCTTTTCGAAAACACCAAACGTGAATTCGATACATTGGCTTATCAGGTATTAGGTATTATATACATTTGTTTTCCATTGAGTATGCTTGCCGACTTTGGTCGTTTCAACAGCATGATTTATGATGGAGCTTTGCCAATAGGATATTTTATTATGTTATGGACATGCGATACAGGTGCTTATTTAGTGGGTCGCAAGTTTGGTAAAACAAAATTATTTGAACGAGTAAGCCCTAAAAAAACCTGGGAGGGAAGTGCAGGCGGTGCTGCTTTGGTAATAGTTGTAGCGTTTGTATTAGTGCGTTTCGAATACTTTGATGTATTAGAAGTATATGAATGGATAATAGTAGGTTTATTAACGCTGGTGTTTGGCACCTTTGGTGACTTAACCGAATCATTACTAAAACGCAATATCAATGTAAAAGACTCCGGTAATATTTTACCCGGACATGGTGGTGTGTTAGACCGTTTTGACGGACTATTTTTATCAGTTCCTGCGGTATATTTCTATTTGCTGTTTACCAATTAA
- the murF gene encoding UDP-N-acetylmuramoyl-tripeptide--D-alanyl-D-alanine ligase — MMASINELYKIYLQYPYISTDTRNIKKDSLFFALKGEKFNANEFAADALKSGAKYAIIDEEKYKVSDSYLLVDDVLETLQHLATHHRQQLQIPVIAIVGSNGKTTTKELLTAVLKQKFNVLATPGNFNNHIGLPLTILQITPAHELAIIEMGANHVNENAFLCDIALPSMGIVTNNGKDHLEGFGSMEGVIASNMELFTFLAKNNGIAFINKHDESLMQMAENVSNKKTYAANFEGRTMQADYACFANAIRPTIEFTLPNGTLPIHSNLSGDYNFDNIMVAVAFGLYLNLSETEIKNGIESYQPANNRSQIVKTNTNTIYMDAYNANPSSMELSIKNFAAMPFNDKVLFLGDMFELGKYAEDEHQAIVNLCQTLHLEEVYLCGHDFAKTQTHYKTFATTNDCLIYIQANPIKHKNIFMKGSRGMKLESLVPALD; from the coding sequence ATGATGGCATCAATAAACGAATTATATAAAATATATTTACAATACCCATACATTTCAACTGACACAAGAAATATAAAGAAAGACAGCTTGTTTTTTGCCCTGAAAGGTGAAAAGTTTAATGCCAATGAGTTTGCTGCTGATGCATTAAAAAGCGGAGCTAAGTATGCTATTATTGATGAAGAAAAATATAAAGTTAGTGACAGCTACTTATTGGTTGATGATGTATTAGAAACGCTTCAACACCTAGCCACCCATCACAGGCAGCAATTACAAATACCTGTTATAGCCATAGTGGGTAGCAACGGTAAAACCACTACCAAAGAGTTACTCACTGCAGTGCTCAAACAAAAGTTTAATGTACTGGCTACTCCGGGTAATTTTAACAACCATATTGGCTTACCCTTAACTATACTGCAAATAACTCCCGCACACGAATTGGCTATTATTGAAATGGGCGCCAACCATGTAAACGAAAATGCTTTTTTATGTGACATTGCCTTGCCTTCGATGGGTATAGTAACCAATAACGGAAAGGACCACTTGGAGGGATTTGGAAGCATGGAAGGTGTTATTGCATCGAACATGGAATTGTTTACTTTTTTAGCAAAAAACAATGGTATTGCTTTTATTAATAAACACGATGAAAGTTTAATGCAAATGGCTGAAAATGTAAGCAACAAAAAAACATACGCGGCCAATTTTGAAGGAAGAACCATGCAAGCTGACTATGCTTGTTTTGCCAATGCAATAAGGCCCACTATTGAGTTTACTTTACCCAATGGCACTTTGCCTATTCACTCTAATTTAAGTGGCGATTATAATTTTGATAATATTATGGTAGCCGTGGCTTTTGGCTTGTATTTAAACTTAAGCGAAACGGAAATAAAAAATGGTATTGAAAGCTATCAGCCTGCCAACAACCGTTCGCAAATAGTTAAGACCAATACCAATACTATTTATATGGATGCTTACAATGCCAATCCGAGTAGTATGGAACTATCTATAAAAAACTTTGCGGCCATGCCCTTTAATGACAAAGTGCTTTTTTTAGGTGATATGTTTGAATTGGGAAAATATGCCGAGGATGAGCACCAAGCTATTGTTAACTTATGCCAAACATTGCATTTAGAGGAAGTATATTTATGTGGCCATGATTTTGCAAAAACACAAACTCATTACAAAACATTTGCTACTACAAACGATTGCTTAATATATATTCAAGCCAACCCCATTAAACATAAAAACATTTTTATGAAAGGCTCAAGAGGAATGAAGCTGGAATCGTTAGTACCTGCGCTTGATTAA